In one Nicotiana tomentosiformis chromosome 6, ASM39032v3, whole genome shotgun sequence genomic region, the following are encoded:
- the LOC104091092 gene encoding deSI-like protein At4g17486 isoform X1, producing MPCCKNSIKCGRGSVPVYLNVYDLTSINGYAYWLGLGVYHSGVQVHGVEYAFGAHEYPTTGIFEGEPKKCEGFIFRKTILIGWTEKTPGEVRGVMEELADKYKGIAYNLITKNCNHFCNDACIKLTSNPIPSWVNRLARIGFFCHCIIPMSLKSTKVRHHRMEDKASEGDSKKPQSSSNRQTPTSNPFPASSQSPPIAKSTSNKSKSPLPPSLPLISDSTSSSSQSPPIVAKSTSNKVTRPQPPSSLISESNSS from the exons ATGCCGTGTTGCAAGAATTCAATCAAATGTGGCCGTGGATCGGTTCCAGTGTACTTAAATGTATACGATCTAACCTCAATCAATGGCTATGCTTATTGGCTTGGTCTTGGTGTTTACCATTCTGGTGTTCAAG TTCACGGAGTTGAGTATGCATTTGGAGCTCATGAGTATCCAACTACTGGAATTTTTGAAGGGGAGCCAAAAAAGTGCGAGGGATTTATTTTTAGAAAGACCATTTTGATTGGATGGACAGAGAAAACACCTGGGGAAGTAAGAGGAGTAATGGAAGAGCTTGCTGATAAGTACAAAGGAATTGCTTACAACCTTATTACCAAGAACTGCAACCACTTTTGTAATGATGCTTGTATTAAACTCACCAGCAATCCAATTCCCAGTTGGGTTAATCGACTCGCTCGGATTG GTTTCTTTTGCCATTGTATCATTCCAATGAGCTTAAAGTCTACTAAAGTTCGGCACCATCGGATGGAGGACAAGGCAAGTGAAGGGGACAGCAAGAAACCTCAGAGCAGCTCGAATAGACAGACTCCCACTTCAAATCCATTTCCAGCTTCTTCGCAATCTCCTCCAATTGCCAAATCCACAAGTAATAAAAGCAAAAGCCCGCTGCCTCCATCTTTGCCATTGATATCAGATTCAACGTCGTCGTCGTCGCAATCTCCTCCTATAGTTGCCAAATCCACAAGTAATAAAGTTACAAGACCGCAACCTCCATCTTCGTTGATATCAGAATCAAATTCATCTTAG
- the LOC104091092 gene encoding deSI-like protein At4g17486 isoform X2 produces the protein MAMLIGLVLVFTILVFKLVHGVEYAFGAHEYPTTGIFEGEPKKCEGFIFRKTILIGWTEKTPGEVRGVMEELADKYKGIAYNLITKNCNHFCNDACIKLTSNPIPSWVNRLARIGFFCHCIIPMSLKSTKVRHHRMEDKASEGDSKKPQSSSNRQTPTSNPFPASSQSPPIAKSTSNKSKSPLPPSLPLISDSTSSSSQSPPIVAKSTSNKVTRPQPPSSLISESNSS, from the exons ATGGCTATGCTTATTGGCTTGGTCTTGGTGTTTACCATTCTGGTGTTCAAG CTAGTTCACGGAGTTGAGTATGCATTTGGAGCTCATGAGTATCCAACTACTGGAATTTTTGAAGGGGAGCCAAAAAAGTGCGAGGGATTTATTTTTAGAAAGACCATTTTGATTGGATGGACAGAGAAAACACCTGGGGAAGTAAGAGGAGTAATGGAAGAGCTTGCTGATAAGTACAAAGGAATTGCTTACAACCTTATTACCAAGAACTGCAACCACTTTTGTAATGATGCTTGTATTAAACTCACCAGCAATCCAATTCCCAGTTGGGTTAATCGACTCGCTCGGATTG GTTTCTTTTGCCATTGTATCATTCCAATGAGCTTAAAGTCTACTAAAGTTCGGCACCATCGGATGGAGGACAAGGCAAGTGAAGGGGACAGCAAGAAACCTCAGAGCAGCTCGAATAGACAGACTCCCACTTCAAATCCATTTCCAGCTTCTTCGCAATCTCCTCCAATTGCCAAATCCACAAGTAATAAAAGCAAAAGCCCGCTGCCTCCATCTTTGCCATTGATATCAGATTCAACGTCGTCGTCGTCGCAATCTCCTCCTATAGTTGCCAAATCCACAAGTAATAAAGTTACAAGACCGCAACCTCCATCTTCGTTGATATCAGAATCAAATTCATCTTAG